A single window of Sphaerodactylus townsendi isolate TG3544 linkage group LG03, MPM_Stown_v2.3, whole genome shotgun sequence DNA harbors:
- the AANAT gene encoding serotonin N-acetyltransferase, translating to MSVISALPLLKPVHFKPLRNSPGRQRRHTLPASEFRCLTPEDAVSVFEIEREAFISVSGDCPLHLDEIRHFLNLCPELSLGWFEEGRLVAFIIGSLWDQERLSQDALTLHKPHGSTVHIHVLAVHHTFRQQGKGSILMWRYLQYLCFLPYVRRATLMCEDFLIPFYAKCGFKALGPCVVTVGSLNFIEMQYAVHGHALMRRNSGC from the exons ATGTCTGTGATCAGCGCCTTGCCATTGCTCAAACCTGTTCACTTCAAACCTCTGCGGAACTCTCCCGGGCGCCAGCGTCGACACACTCTTCCTGCCAGTGAGTTTCGATGCCTCACACCTGAAGATGCTGTTAGCGTGTTTGAAATCGAGAGAGAAG CATTTATTTCAGTTTCGGGAGATTGTCCCCTCCACCTGGATGAGATTCGTCACTTTCTGAACCTGTGTCCAGAGCTGTCACTTGGCTGGTTTGAAGAAGGGCGACTGGTGGCTTTCATTATCGGTTCTCTCTGGGATCAGGAAAGGCTCAGCCAG GATGCTCTAACTCTACACAAGCCTCACGGCTCCACAGTCCACATCCATGTTTTGGCAGTGCATCATACCTTCCGTCAACAAGGCAAAGGGTCCATCTTGATGTGGCGCTACCTACAGTACCTGTGCTTCCTGCCATACGTTCGTCGAGCTACACTGATGTGTGAAGACTTCCTCATCCCCTTCTATGCTAAATGTGGTTTCAAGGCGTTAGGCCCTTGTGTGGTCACTGTAGGCTCACTGAACTTCATTGAGATGCAATATGCCGTTCATGGCCATGCATTAATGCGCAGGAACAGTGGCTGCTGA